The Paenibacillus sp. FSL H7-0357 nucleotide sequence CTGCATTCAGCGGCAGATCGGTAATACTGAACAGACCATCTTCGGTCTCGCTCGTTGAGGGTTCGGCTTCTCCTCCGGAAACGGGAGGAATCAGGGCGACTTCGGAGGTTTCGGAGATCTCAGTATCATCAGGAGCGTATTCATGGTCAACAGCTACCAAAGAAACGCTGATCTGTGCCGCCGCATCAGGGTAGGAGGCAGAGAGAAGCTCCTTTAAACGGCCCGCAGTTACGGAGTTATCGTGAATGTGAAAAGACAGGGTAGAAGAGCCGATTACCTCAGCCAGCCCGGCAAACAGACGTATAGTTATATGCATGGTTTATTCACCTCTTAGGTTCTGATAATGATTCAAATATACCATATTAGCCCTGAAAATGTTATGCTAGGTCTTATAAGATGAGACACCTGCGCTACATTCAGAACGGCTAAACAGGTGGGAGGGATAGAAGCTGATGGAATCCGCGCCGCAAAGATTGACCATATTTCATACGAATGATATACATAGCCACTTCGAAATGATGAGTCCGATTGCTGCGCAGATAGAACTTCTAAAGGCTGAGGCAGGCGAAGATCCCGTGTTGCTCGTGGATATCGGGGATCATATGGACCGGGCAGCTGTGGAAACCGAAGGTACTATGGGCCAGGCGAACATTGATATTCTTAACTTGACCGGATACGACGCTGTCACCATCGGTAACAACGAAGGACTGACCTTCTCGCAGGGAGATGCGCAAGAGACATTGTCTGCGATATTTACCGGCTTACAGTGCCCGGTGGTGTGCTGCAATTTCCTGGATTCGTCGACAGGAGAACCTCCTCACTGGATCAAACGCCATACGATTGTAGAGAAGGAAGGCATCAGAATCGGGATTACGGGAGCTACGGCAGCTTTCACTTCCTTCTATTCCTTGATGGGCTGGGATGTCATGGACCCTGAGGAGGCGCTGCGTGAGGAGTGCCGTCTTCTGGCCCCGCAGGTCGACCTTGTCATTATTCTCTCTCACCTTGGCCTGCCTGCAGACCGGGCGCTGGCGGAGAAGCTGGAAGGTGTGCATGCGATCCTCGGCGGACACACGCATCATATGCTGGAAACGCCGCTCCTCATTAACGGGACCGCCGTATGTGGTGCGGGGAAATTCGGCCGCTATGTAGGAAGTCTTGTGTTTGAACGGACAGCGCCTGGAGATTCGTTCAAGTTCTTGAACGGCGGATGCATTGCTGTTGATCCCAATCTGAGCGAGGATGTCATTGCTCCTGCCGTGAAGATGA carries:
- a CDS encoding bifunctional metallophosphatase/5'-nucleotidase: MESAPQRLTIFHTNDIHSHFEMMSPIAAQIELLKAEAGEDPVLLVDIGDHMDRAAVETEGTMGQANIDILNLTGYDAVTIGNNEGLTFSQGDAQETLSAIFTGLQCPVVCCNFLDSSTGEPPHWIKRHTIVEKEGIRIGITGATAAFTSFYSLMGWDVMDPEEALREECRLLAPQVDLVIILSHLGLPADRALAEKLEGVHAILGGHTHHMLETPLLINGTAVCGAGKFGRYVGSLVFERTAPGDSFKFLNGGCIAVDPNLSEDVIAPAVKMNLQRGLEVLEETVAISDRELPLDQQGESPFGNLLAQAVRRFTGSPISLVNTGQLLGPLPKGNITAGMLHALCPSPINPCTIKLAGKDIRTALEQSLSDEFCNKAIFGYGFRGNVLGSLAVDGLKILYDPAVMPYDNDIAIFVDGEPLEESREYEVGTLDMFTFRSGYESIANGRDTVYLLPHFLRDLLRMELQRPESLEECMLVRWESRAT